One part of the Kosmotoga arenicorallina S304 genome encodes these proteins:
- a CDS encoding nicotinate phosphoribosyltransferase: protein MRKRLDPRVFKVPIDKIRTGYYSDKYFTRYVTVLKRANKSTRVLYQYFPRSDAVVVGIDEALAILRFGTGYYSDEARADELFNEILKIERSIQFAAWEMDRKSLMDLSEKKWALKMQLNSLWVDKWEEIEVKALYDGDEARNMEPVMTIEGDPRYFGYLETVLLGVLARASSTATAVRKVVKASKGKPILFFSARFDHFWTQAIDGYAALKAGAFGVSTDANADYWGVESLGTIPHALIAAYNGSTEDAAVAFDEHIKPSVNRIVLVDWDNDVINTTYKVIGKFFERATGEKFILGTSDPSIVIGPGKGKIWGVRFDTSGSLRDRSVTPKDSSSLGVCPELVWIARKEFDKHGMQGLKIVVSGGFDANKIELFEKLEVPADVYGVGSKLLKDKVDFTADIVEVNGKPCAKYGRAKGDFSRLEIVEKDYWEYE, encoded by the coding sequence ATGAGAAAAAGGTTAGACCCAAGGGTTTTTAAGGTACCCATTGACAAGATAAGAACCGGTTATTACTCAGACAAATATTTCACACGCTATGTAACAGTTCTCAAGCGCGCCAACAAGTCAACCAGAGTATTGTATCAGTATTTCCCGAGAAGTGACGCAGTGGTTGTGGGAATTGATGAAGCCCTGGCAATTTTAAGGTTTGGAACAGGTTATTATAGTGATGAAGCCCGTGCGGATGAATTGTTCAACGAGATTTTGAAGATAGAGAGATCTATCCAGTTTGCAGCGTGGGAAATGGATAGAAAATCCCTTATGGATCTATCTGAAAAAAAGTGGGCATTGAAAATGCAGCTGAACAGCTTGTGGGTGGATAAATGGGAAGAAATAGAGGTTAAGGCCCTTTACGACGGCGATGAGGCCAGGAACATGGAGCCTGTGATGACTATTGAAGGCGACCCACGGTATTTTGGATATCTTGAAACGGTCTTACTGGGAGTGCTTGCACGCGCTTCATCAACCGCGACAGCTGTAAGAAAAGTGGTAAAGGCTTCCAAAGGCAAACCGATTTTATTTTTCAGCGCGCGCTTTGATCACTTCTGGACTCAAGCCATTGATGGTTATGCTGCTTTAAAAGCCGGAGCTTTCGGGGTTTCTACCGACGCCAACGCTGATTATTGGGGAGTTGAAAGCCTTGGAACGATTCCCCATGCACTGATCGCGGCATATAACGGCAGCACAGAAGACGCAGCTGTTGCCTTTGACGAGCATATAAAACCTTCTGTTAACCGAATTGTGCTTGTCGATTGGGATAATGATGTTATAAACACAACTTATAAAGTAATAGGAAAATTCTTTGAAAGGGCTACGGGCGAAAAATTCATTCTCGGGACAAGTGATCCATCAATAGTCATAGGCCCGGGAAAGGGAAAAATCTGGGGAGTAAGGTTCGATACTTCAGGGAGTCTGCGCGACCGCTCGGTGACCCCCAAAGACTCTTCATCTCTGGGAGTTTGCCCGGAACTCGTCTGGATTGCAAGAAAAGAATTCGACAAGCACGGGATGCAAGGATTGAAAATAGTCGTAAGCGGAGGCTTTGATGCCAATAAGATAGAGCTCTTTGAAAAACTTGAAGTACCAGCAGATGTCTACGGGGTAGGCTCAAAGCTATTGAAAGACAAAGTTGATTTTACCGCTGATATTGTCGAAGTAAATGGTAAACCCTGTGCTAAATATGGAAGGGCAAAGGGAGATTTTTCAAGATTGGAGATAGTGGAAAAGGATTATTGGGAATATGAATAA
- the pdxS gene encoding pyridoxal 5'-phosphate synthase lyase subunit PdxS: protein MEKKGTWAVKKGFAEMFKNGVIMDVTTPEQAKIAQEAGAVAVMALERVPADIRKEGGVARMADIRLIKSIMEAVSIPVMAKVRIGHIAEARILEAVGVDFIDESEVLTPADDRYHVDKHQFTVPFVCGARNLGEAVRRIAEGAAMIRTKGEAGTGNIIEAVKHMRTVNEEIRKVKLMSDEELVHYGKEIGAPVEILKQVRELGRLPVVNFAAGGVATPADAALMMILGADGVFVGSGIFKSKDPRKMGKAIVESVLHWDDPKILAKISEDIGQPMEGKDIEELEVKLQERGW, encoded by the coding sequence ATGGAAAAGAAAGGTACATGGGCAGTAAAAAAGGGTTTTGCGGAAATGTTCAAAAATGGCGTGATCATGGACGTGACGACTCCTGAGCAGGCGAAAATCGCCCAGGAAGCCGGTGCGGTTGCCGTTATGGCATTGGAGAGAGTCCCTGCTGACATAAGGAAAGAAGGCGGAGTGGCAAGGATGGCAGACATTCGCCTTATCAAGAGCATTATGGAAGCAGTATCAATTCCCGTAATGGCGAAAGTAAGAATAGGCCATATCGCTGAAGCGAGAATCCTTGAGGCCGTGGGTGTTGACTTTATCGACGAATCAGAGGTGCTCACACCAGCAGACGACAGGTATCATGTAGACAAGCACCAGTTCACCGTTCCCTTTGTCTGTGGCGCCAGAAATCTGGGAGAAGCGGTTAGAAGAATCGCTGAGGGAGCAGCCATGATAAGAACAAAGGGTGAAGCAGGAACAGGAAATATAATCGAAGCGGTTAAACACATGAGAACAGTGAACGAAGAGATTAGAAAAGTCAAGCTCATGTCAGATGAAGAGCTCGTCCATTACGGTAAGGAAATTGGAGCGCCTGTTGAAATCTTGAAGCAGGTTAGAGAATTGGGAAGGCTCCCGGTTGTCAATTTCGCCGCTGGCGGGGTTGCAACACCTGCTGATGCTGCTCTCATGATGATACTTGGCGCTGACGGTGTGTTCGTAGGTTCGGGTATCTTTAAATCCAAAGATCCCAGAAAAATGGGCAAAGCCATCGTGGAATCTGTTCTCCATTGGGATGACCCAAAAATACTCGCAAAGATAAGCGAAGATATAGGGCAACCCATGGAAGGCAAAGATATTGAAGAACTTGAAGTGAAACTTCAGGAGAGGGGCTGGTAA